Proteins encoded together in one Opisthocomus hoazin isolate bOpiHoa1 chromosome 27, bOpiHoa1.hap1, whole genome shotgun sequence window:
- the FAM174C gene encoding protein FAM174C isoform X1 — translation MLRPRPLCLLLLLLHLGRAASPAPTAAAPLNATEPGNATRPGPSAAGRPPGSGLLPGSGLPVLRRAVYVLSALSLLAALYFLLRAFRPRSEGPRNERRTHSRVKKPQRKKYGLLSSYDEHVEMASLDSDEDTVFETRNLRR, via the exons aTGCTGCGGCCGCGgcccctctgcctgctcctgctgctcctgcacctcggccgcgccgcctcccccgcgcccaccgccgccgccccgctcaaCGCCACGGAGCCGGGCAACGCGACGAGGCCGGGCCCGTCGGCAGCGGGGCGACCGCCGGGCtcggggctgctgccgggctcggggctgccggtgctGAGGCGGGCAGTGTACGTGCTCAGCGCCCTCTCCTTGCTGGCCGCGCTCTATTTCCTCCTGCGGGCCTTCCG CCCTAGGTCGGAGGGGCCCCGAAACGAGCGCAGAACTCATTCCAGGGTGAAGAAGCCTCAGCGGAAGAAGTACGGCCTTCTGTCGAGCTACGACGAGCACGTGGAGATGGCCTCGCTCGACAGCGACGAGGACACGGTGTTTGAAACGAGGAACCTGCGGCG gtga
- the FAM174C gene encoding protein FAM174C isoform X3 — MLRPRPLCLLLLLLHLGRAASPAPTAAAPLNATEPGNATRPGPSAAGRPPGSGLLPGSGLPVLRRAVYVLSALSLLAALYFLLRAFRVKKPQRKKYGLLSSYDEHVEMASLDSDEDTVFETRNLRR, encoded by the exons aTGCTGCGGCCGCGgcccctctgcctgctcctgctgctcctgcacctcggccgcgccgcctcccccgcgcccaccgccgccgccccgctcaaCGCCACGGAGCCGGGCAACGCGACGAGGCCGGGCCCGTCGGCAGCGGGGCGACCGCCGGGCtcggggctgctgccgggctcggggctgccggtgctGAGGCGGGCAGTGTACGTGCTCAGCGCCCTCTCCTTGCTGGCCGCGCTCTATTTCCTCCTGCGGGCCTTCCG GGTGAAGAAGCCTCAGCGGAAGAAGTACGGCCTTCTGTCGAGCTACGACGAGCACGTGGAGATGGCCTCGCTCGACAGCGACGAGGACACGGTGTTTGAAACGAGGAACCTGCGGCG gtga
- the FAM174C gene encoding protein FAM174C isoform X2, which yields MLRPRPLCLLLLLLHLGRAASPAPTAAAPLNATEPGNATRPGPSAAGRPPGSGLLPGSGLPVLRRAVYVLSALSLLAALYFLLRAFRPRSEGPRNERRTHSRVKKPQRKKYGLLSSYDEHVEMASLDSDEDTVFETRNLRR from the exons aTGCTGCGGCCGCGgcccctctgcctgctcctgctgctcctgcacctcggccgcgccgcctcccccgcgcccaccgccgccgccccgctcaaCGCCACGGAGCCGGGCAACGCGACGAGGCCGGGCCCGTCGGCAGCGGGGCGACCGCCGGGCtcggggctgctgccgggctcggggctgccggtgctGAGGCGGGCAGTGTACGTGCTCAGCGCCCTCTCCTTGCTGGCCGCGCTCTATTTCCTCCTGCGGGCCTTCCG CCCTAGGTCGGAGGGGCCCCGAAACGAGCGCAGAACTCATTCCAGGGTGAAGAAGCCTCAGCGGAAGAAGTACGGCCTTCTGTCGAGCTACGACGAGCACGTGGAGATGGCCTCGCTCGACAGCGACGAGGACACGGTGTTTGAAACGAGGAACCTGCGGCGGTGA